Genomic segment of Gasterosteus aculeatus chromosome 4, fGasAcu3.hap1.1, whole genome shotgun sequence:
ACAATATAATAGAGTGTAAAAATTCTACTGGGATAACCATCACTAAAGTTTGAGTTTGATTTAATTTGTATCCTTCCTCACTGCACACGTCCCTCTAGAAACAATGTCTCCTGAGTTAATTGATGTAAGGCATCTTCAGATTGTTGCCTCCACGACTTTCCACCACTGACCACATCTTCTAAAGTTCTGATATCTCTTTTCTCCGTCAATTGTTAAACATCTGATCATATCTCACAATAAATTACTATCAGACCTCCAAACATCCATCATTATTTCTCTCAGTGGCTCAACTCCTTAGAAGCCACTTAACACACGTCTGGGAGACTGGAATCTACACGTTCTATATTTCAAATTTAGAAATGGTTATTTGTTAAATGAATAGCTTCCAACtataagaaatatattttttttattaaaaggaagGAACAGAAACATCATAACAGCTGAGAGTAAAGCGTGGTGAACAGAGTCAAGGTGGTCTGATGAATGGTTGGATCTTCATGAATCTCCGTCAGTCACTGCCAGCAGGTTCCACGAGAGGAATTCCAATTTTCCATTTTGTCAAAACTGTCCCCTCAGAGGACTGAATGGACCAGAGGTGGACGTGGTgtgaattgatttgttttgtcacAAATCCCACAGGTGTTTTTTGTCATAGTATGCCTTTTTAGGTTCACCCCACCAAAAAGTGTGCAGcaacagtttgtgtgtgaatgaccAGACACACTGGTCAAGGCACATGTAAAATCTTACCGTGAAGCACCTTGGCAGCCCAGCTCCGTATTAAAGTCTCAAAGTGAGTCCATAGCTTGTTTCATTGCTTTTTTGTAGACATTTTCTTCCTTTACGAAGACCTCCTTCAATAAATAACCATAATTCATAAGTCATACATAGATAGATTAACATGTATAAACTACATGCATTTcatataatttaaataatttatatgTACAGTTCCACCTCAAAATCCTATTTAGGAAGTAGAACTCCAAACAGGTAGTCATCAGTAGGACTCGCGTGGTTTTGATTACGTCCTTCGACGTTTCCTTGACAACGCGCAGACGCAGGACGTGTCTATGCGTATCCACCTCCAGCCCACTGAATTGCCGACCTGCGTCAGCGCTCGCACGTACGTCTGCGTTGTCTTGCACTGCGAGTTCCAGTTCTTGTCATCGATGCCCCTGCAGCCACCTTTGAAGGGCCTCGGGGTCCGACAGCGTGTCTCGTAAAAGAACTGCTTGATGTCCTGCGCGgcactgattttaaatttggCCAGGACGGTGACAGGGAAACCTCTCGTGTCCACCGCTTGGGTTTTATTTGTCACCCACTGGCTCTCGCTGTCGCACACCGAATATTCCCCCCGGTAGCTCTTGTGCTCGATGTAGCGCTTCTTTCTGGTCTTGTTTCCAGCTGATCCGTCCAGTCCACCACTGACATAATCGTCCGTGAGGTACAGCGGCGGTGGCTGCAGCGGCGGCCGGTCGCTCAGCAGCACCCGCGGCGAGTTATACCGCTTGTGCAGCCTGAGGACGTCCGAGTTCAAAAGCATCACCTGTTGGTCAGCGGTGGCATCGCTGTGACCCCCCGTGCCCCACAGCTCAACATCGCCCTGCTCCTCCAAAGGTGAGTTTGCGCTGAGGTAGGGGGGCAGCGTGTCCGGGGGTTCGGTGCTCCGGCTTTTCCCCTGCTGGCTCTGGTTCCCCCTGGTCTTCCCCCTGGTCaggtccgcctgaagcagctGGATGATGAGTGAGTTTAAGGGGTCAGGAGTCGGCTGCTGCTGCCCCGGGCGACTGCTGTCCATGTTGGTTGCCTGGATACCATAGAGGTACACGAGGACCATCAAATACAGCAGGATGGACATCACTAGATTCACCTGTAAGatctgcagagagacagacagagacactttTGAGAGAAATGCTATGCTGCTACTTGTCTTcatcacatttttttcatgCGGATTCAGATTTAACACAGTCCCTCGACAGGGACGGGAAGGTGTTGGGAAAATATACTGAATCAGACAACGAACCCTCGTCCAATCGTGAATTTGATATCttacaaaaagctttttttttaaatgttgttcatTCTCCTACGAATATGCATCAAACCAACACTGTAGCTGCGGCACGGCTCTAGTCTTACTTCCTCCAGTTGGagccaaaaataaaatgaaggaAGAGCCCTGCCCAAAGTGTCTGCtcttattcaaatattttatgtCATCTCTTGGGTCCGTCCCTTCAATGGTGACATTTACTTTCACATTCCATTTGGGTGCTGTCATCTCATCAAGCCTTTACAAgttccagtttttttttctttttcttcgaACCATCACCCAGGAGGCTTTTTAAAAACCCTTCGGTGATCAGTAGGAGTTCATAGCATGAGATGGTGTGAGAAagcatttttctcatttttgtgTTGGTCTGTGAACGCTCACAAAAGCAGATGTTTCGGCACCATGCTTGTTTCCACACCACTCGCAGGACTTAAGACGTAAGACGTTTTAGCAAGTCCTCTAGTTTGAATACTGCCATAGAGTGTACACAATGTGCACGTTGTCTCTTTGACGTCACCCACAGGTTTTTGAAGAGTACTTGTAAATCTCAAAGCGGGTGGCTCCAAACGTTGCCCCCTGGATGTGACGACACAGCCCACCTTGGGAATCCGCCAAACACAGACGGACCGGTGGAGAGTCGGTCGAGCGGTTGTGCCGACACAAGCAGTTACTTTTTAGATATTTGATGGGGTTGAACGTCACAGCTACACATGCAGAGAATGTGTAGAaatagaaagagaaaatgtcaaGAAATAATGATTGCACAGTCACGGAAGATTTCTCCACTTGAACAcaagtttaaattaaaaaaaacactaaccaATATGTgcttattttaatatattaaaatattttgagCCATCAATCTTACCTGACGACCTGACATGTAAACACCAGTATTCCCTTCAAGAAAAATGTATACAATTTAATACTAATCAGATAACGGCATACTTCTATCAAAATACATACTCTCTCTTTTCAAAAATGAAGTTGCATTGAACAAACCGATTGCTGCAAACAAAAATAGTTTAGTCGTGTCCATCAGCAATGTTGTGGCTGAATAATACAGCTGAGAGAGGGAAAGGCATCTGTTCAGCAGGAATGTCACCTTACAGTCATCGGCTCAGAAAAGACAAGAACACACTCTCATTTCTCTGCTTATCCGTCCAAAGGAAACGCGGAGACTCAAAGTCATGTGCACTACACAAACTGGTACTTTTGCACTCTCCAAGATGCCCATTGACTCAATAACTCAATAATAACCGGCACCCTGACGCTAAGTATTAAACCTCAAAGAAGCCTTTCTTCTCAGTGTCATAACACGGTCATACATGAAcaaacatgacacacacacattaatggaACGTTTGAATGCGTTTAAGCGTCCATAAATCCTCtcacatttttactttaatacATTTCTTTGTGGGTTGTTTAGATCATTGCTTCTCAAATGGGGGTATGTGTGTCCCTGGGGGTACCTGAAGGCACTCCAGGGGGCACGTGACATTTTAAGCAtttaaagtatatatattttaaaatagcaTCCGTTCAGAAATCCATTAAAAATagacatttaataaatattcaagttaataagtgaaatgttttatcGAGTAGTTGCATTATCCTAGAAAACCCCATACCAGGATGGTTGACCCAACCTTGCACTGAACTTATTTTGCAATCATGTGTCATATTTTGACAGACTGGGGTTTTTTGAAAGGTGGACTTAAATAGTCAGCCTCTAAAAATGTGAATGCAGGTATATTCAGGCAGCATGGTAAGCATTCGAGTCTCACTCTATCCTTAACAGAAGTAGATGTGATTATCCCTCCGTGGCTTTTTATCCATTTGAGATTATCACTTATTGTGAAACAGCCTTTGAGATTTTAGCTCAATTTCTTTATCACTGATTTGGTAATTAAATCTGAATGTAGGAACAAGGATGTCTTTGTTAATCAGGCGCCTGGCCCACAAAATCCAGTGAGACAAATGTATTTCCCCTCTTGCTGCCAAAGTCACTGCAATACAAGACCTGATTGTAATACACTGTTTGGTGTTGACATTCAGAGATGCTAAGAAAGCCAAgcacgtgggtgtgtgtgtgtgctgttttatAGGCGTAAAGGAGAATCCAATACAAGACAAACTctgtttattatatttaaataacaaagtGAAATGTGTGACCATACAGCTGATGAATAATGCCAAactgtttttgcttgtttccaTGTCTTTCAGTCTTTGTGTGACAGGACTATGTATGTATAAgctaatataattatatatataaatataattatcTCTATCGCTCCTATGCAGATTACACATTCAAACTAATTATTAACAAAAACAGATCAAAATGTGGTCATATGGTCATACTTCCTGGAGAATGCGGGGTGCAATATAGACATCTTCTCAAGCCTTTCTGTGCATCTGGGTGGGGTCAGATGGCGATGCTAATAGATGTAGGCGTAGAAAAGTATTATGTCTGTTGGAAAGCTCATGTGAACGGGTTGACATGGgtcagaagaggaaggaaagacaCAGAAGATATTTGGGAAGACTATGCTGTGGTATCTGTTAGAGTTAAGCAGTCACAATACTTCCAATGCAAATCTTGTTTGTGTAACTCACACCTTCATGACTCAAATAGGTTGAGAGATCATGTGAGAGAAGATTTTCTTCATTCTGGTTCTGATTCATTGTATTGAATATGTATGCAATTTTTGGATGTCTGTTATAAAGTTGCAGCTGATAATTATTATACTTAGACAAATATTTCGTATGGTGTCTTTACGAATGATTCAGACAGACGGAATGGGAATATTTGTATTGCCTCTAAAACGCCTCCACGGCTTTTAGCTACCGGAATAAACTGCATCCGGTAATTGTTACCTGCTTTCCCCATTTGTACAGTTCAACCCACACTCCACGATGACGGGCTTTATCTCGCCTTTTTAATATGACCCTTTGGATGTGGTATTAGAACTTTACCTTTAGACATGTTTGAACAACCCTCCAATAAACCAGTTTGTGTAAAGCCGACTTATTGCTTCTCCTGTAAGTTGACACTGATATCCTGCGAGGTTACAGTTGGGTTTGGACGCGCTGGAAGCAGCTTTCCTTAAAGCTTGAGGTTCGAGCAAGTCCAAGATTTCCTGCTGGATTTAAATTGTTCACTCGGCCAAAAAGGTCAGAACATATCGTCGGCCCGCAGAGGGCCGTGTAATCCTTTTAGCTGTAACGGGGCACTCACTCACTGAGGCTTATTCACAGCGACTAAAAGAGCGACTGAAATAATGACTAAAAGAGCAGGTTTGGGCAGGAAGAAACATCTGCAACCTCAGGGGAAACTAACAAAATTCCTCACATTCATCTGGAGGTCATCAGAGATTCTGTGGAGTTTGGGTATTCGTGACTGGGAGGCTTGTTAACAGCCCGTTGCTTTTAGGGTGAAGTCCCCATTCAGTAAGTTTTTTTCCAACaaacttaaacaaaataaagtgtCGCGCTTTACACAAAAAGCGGTTGCTCAAGGaactgtaatgtaaatgttattttcacTGTGGCAGTGAAAGTTTGGAACTGGGATGACGTGTTTGGGGGCTTTGTCAGCCCTTTCGACTGCCATGAATTATCTTCAATATTTCCTAGAAGTAATTatggctttttttctgttgcctCTGAACCACGTCCCTCGTCTCCAACCATGTTGGCGCACGTATGTAAGCACGCAGATGTTAGCATTGGCGCCGGTACACAGGAGTCATTTACGCTTCGTCACAAGCGCTGTCAACAACCGATCCAAACCTGCTTCAATCCACATCTGATCTACACAGTCGTCATTATAGCAGGTGCGTTAGACACctctggcttgactgccacacaccttcctccagccactgaacatttgcactgttattgcatatccatttcttactgttcatattgcacaacaatttcttactgtacatatctatttattcacttattacactttacatatgcacatactctgcactttttgctattttgcacgttggttggatgttaaactgcatttcgttgcctcagtacttgtaccgtgtgcaatgacaataaagttgaatctaatctaatctgtatggggcgccgtttgtaaaatgttgcacgttctaaaatcctgcgcagtttttccacatttagcattataatatgaacaaaaaagcacgacaatattcacatgtcactttttcaaacatttagagagaaattcatgtacattcatgcaataacttttccaaggataatgtttggcagtaacaaagttgttaaataatataaatattaaatctaaatctaaatctaaatgttaaatgttaaatctaaatgttaaatctaaatctaaatgttaaatgttatatctaaatgttaaatctaaatgttatatctaaatgttaaatctaaatgtaaatgttaaatgtagagtcttttgttaataaaataaaaaagtacaatGCAACATCTGCAAAATggaattagcatttcattccagcaCCACGGCAATGCATGAGCATTTGAAACGGAGGCATCCTGGAGCCACCACGTCTTCTCCTGCTGATGGGTAAGTTTAAGTTACCTGCCTAAGTAACGTTAGCCTTGTTAACTTATTGTAAGGTTTACGCTTACATGTTGGAAAACAGAACGTCTCATTGAGGATGCTTGCTAACGCAACTTCAGTTATGTTACGTGCAATGTAGTTAATCAGTGAATTATCAGAATGCCTCATTGAGGATGCTTGCTAACGCGACTTCAGTTATGTTACGTGCAATGTAGTGAATTATCAGAGTAGCCCGTCTTTTCGTTCGTTCTGAATAGTTAACCTCCTCCACTTAGCATTCTTCAAACTAAATATTGTGGAAAATTAgtaatttcatttcaacacaattACGAGAGATCTACTCTACCATTATACAAAACTATGAGCCTACAACGTGATAATTAAAGCTTTGTGGgggtttttctctctctcttttagtaCTAAGCAAAGGCGTGTGGACGAGTTTGTCCTGAAGAGAGGCTCATGCACCCCTCAGATGGCAGGAGTCTTGACGGAGAGCATCCTCAACATGCTTGTCAATGACATGAGACCTCTATCAATGGTTGAGGATGAGGGCTTTATGCAGAAGGTCAATACATTTCATCCAGGTTACACCTTACCTTCCAGAACGCATTTTACAATATGCTATATAATTTCAATATGCTCACGTTTTTACATTGCAATTTGAAACGTGTATTAATTGTGTGTTCCCCTGAAGTCATTTTGATTTACTTTTGAACCCTTACTTGCACTTGAATTGTCGGGAAGGATGcactattttttttagttttggactTTGAATGTTAGAATTACTTTGCACTTGCAGAGGCTTGATTGttattttgacttttaaaagcatatttgcactttaatttgtattactattttgtttatttatcatgatgtttacatgtttacacaacttgttactcaaatacatttgaattcaaatttcaacattgagtctatttttggggggggggaaataatcaTTAGATTACTCGATTAATCGAAAAAATAGTCGATAGATTAgtccagcggttcccaaactcaagaatgccgcggcccactttgaaatctgaaaatcttttgcggcccacccaaacctttaatcacaactctgatcaaaacataaactaagaatttaaccgattaaaaatgtattaaccgacaatgtatattttgtataccattttctccggagctcatgtgccgtgttttccgcacaataaggtgcataagatactgcagtctatcagcgcaaatcactgtcaaaattcgagagcgcaaatcaggttgatgcgcgcgcgtaaatcaaacatccgccagcaaaagtccgtctcgaacgagcaaaagtccgtctttAGCGGGTTATTTGGTCGCTTgcaaaacgtgaacttcctcgctcgcgaggagaatctctgctcgcgctcgaatgAGTTTTCTAcacgctcgctgttgttctttctgacagtgagggggcggagccagtcaccatggtatctacatctaattggttacaaaccccgtctgtgGATTGGCTAGAGTGATGcactcacacaactatagaagcccactgaagaaaggggatagaaagtcgaaattatgagacaaggcgttgtcaaaacacaaacgacacctttatgtaaccgtagtgggccgtagatgacaaccagctacaaccatcatttaccatcattaccggcacactaagaccaatgcgtccagctcgcagaccggctggtgatttgccgccaaacgtttgactgctatggcggTCAAACGCCAAACGTTATGGGGCGGGTGgacggggggtgtggggaggtggagacggtgctatcagggtccgatcgaagccttaaatcttcggctgctctccagccgcgctgcctgccaagggctccttttagaataacttatttccccgttaagatggttcagctactgtaaagaaaagggcaccgtctctcgctctttaatctcattatgtgctcggcaagaacgacagctttgtttctccgacgcgccctgaaacaagctccatatctcacgcgcttgagcgccgctcagcatctcgcagtcgtagacgagctttggcatgtttggcagagcgccttgagcgccgtgtgcaaccagtatggatcaaccgattaatcaATCTGTtcgtttgtgcttcatcaattaatatttcacataactaatgtgccgcatcatacatatttttatattaatttcaaacttttcaaaattaaaaactttttatttatttattgtaaatgacctctcgcggccgacctgcagtacctccgcggcccacactttcgGAATCGCTGGATTAGTCGATTACAGCACATTTCAAACATGCAAATGTTAAGGAATATATTCTAGCCACCCTGTAAAGCAGTGTGCGCAGCAATGTCCAAGACAAGAATATGTACTTGTGaacaaataaaagctttttttgtcaCAGTCTAATCTCATGGATGAGGGGTTAGAACATAAATGCCTGGTAAATTGAAAGATCATCTTCGACCTCACAGTCCAATAAGGCCACGTCATAAACTTTCCCAA
This window contains:
- the ntf3 gene encoding neurotrophin-3 — translated: MVTFITILQVNLVMSILLYLMVLVYLYGIQATNMDSSRPGQQQPTPDPLNSLIIQLLQADLTRGKTRGNQSQQGKSRSTEPPDTLPPYLSANSPLEEQGDVELWGTGGHSDATADQQVMLLNSDVLRLHKRYNSPRVLLSDRPPLQPPPLYLTDDYVSGGLDGSAGNKTRKKRYIEHKSYRGEYSVCDSESQWVTNKTQAVDTRGFPVTVLAKFKISAAQDIKQFFYETRCRTPRPFKGGCRGIDDKNWNSQCKTTQTYVRALTQVGNSVGWRWIRIDTSCVCALSRKRRRT